A window from Primulina huaijiensis isolate GDHJ02 chromosome 11, ASM1229523v2, whole genome shotgun sequence encodes these proteins:
- the LOC140987992 gene encoding probable 3-hydroxyisobutyrate dehydrogenase-like 2, mitochondrial — MAGFQYPVPINPTRTRIGWIGIGVMGAAMASRLLSAGYSLSIYARSPSKAAALLSLGAHLATSPADLVASTDVIFTMIGHPSDVRHLVLDTLVPSLKPNTVIIDHTSSHPALAREIHSSAHQRHCHAIDAPVSGGDIGAREGKLAIFAGGDAEVVEWLKPLFDVLGKVTYMGSAGKGQSCKIANQIVVGGSLVGLSEGLVFAEKAGLDKKKFLGAIRGGAAGSMALELFGERMIDRDFRPGGFAEYMVKDLGMAVDVEEERRRDEAVVLPGAGLCKQLYSGMVANGDGKLGTQGVITVVERINGIRD, encoded by the coding sequence ATGGCCGGATTTCAATACCCGGTCCCTATTAACCCGACCCGTACCCGGATAGGATGGATAGGTATCGGCGTGATGGGAGCCGCCATGGCCTCACGGCTTCTCTCCGCCGGATACTCCCTCTCAATTTATGCCCGCTCACCTTCTAAAGCCGCTGCCCTGCTCTCCCTCGGAGCCCACCTGGCCACCTCCCCGGCTGACCTCGTTGCCTCCACCGATGTCATCTTCACCATGATCGGCCATCCCTCAGATGTCAGACATCTCGTTCTCGATACCCTTGTCCCTTCCCTGAAACCGAACACAGTCATCATAGATCACACCAGCAGCCACCCCGCACTGGCCAGGGAAATCCACAGTTCCGCCCACCAGAGACACTGCCATGCAATCGATGCCCCAGTATCGGGCGGCGATATCGGCGCCAGGGAAGGGAAGTTGGCAATCTTCGCCGGTGGAGATGCTGAAGTAGTTGAATGGCTAAAACCATTGTTCGATGTACTCGGGAAGGTTACATACATGGGCAGCGCGGGGAAGGGGCAGAGCTGTAAAATAGCGAACCAGATAGTTGTCGGCGGGAGTTTGGTGGGATTAAGCGAAGGGCTTGTATTCGCCGAGAAGGCGGGGCTGGACAAGAAGAAGTTCTTGGGGGCTATAAGGGGAGGCGCAGCTGGGTCTATGGCGTTGGAATTGTTTGGAGAGAGGATGATTGACAGAGATTTTAGGCCTGGGGGATTCGCAGAGTATATGGTGAAAGATTTGGGAATGGCAGTGGATGTAGAGGAGGAAAGGCGCAGGGACGAGGCTGTGGTGTTGCCCGGAGCTGGGCTGTGTAAGCAGCTGTATTCGGGGATGGTGGCCAATGGAGATGGGAAGCTGGGTACTCAGGGAGTCATCACTGTGGTGGAGAGGATCAATGGAATCAGAGATTGA